AATTATAGAAGAAACAGAAAAAAGCCCGGGACCGGACTTTATCTTTGCCAATACGATGGAAAATCATCATCCCTATAACCCTGGAAAGTTCAGTAAGAACACAATCGAAGTGACCGGCGACATTACACCGGAGTCCAAAGGCCTGCTGGAAACGTATGCCCAAGGAATTAAAGACGCCGATAAATGCTTAAGAACTTTGGTTGAGTATTATTCCAAAAAACAAGAGCCAACCATTTTGCTCTTCTTCGGCGATCATTTCCCGTTCCTTGAAGATGACTACAAGGTCTATCGCGATGCGAAATATGTCCTTCCTAACGATCCTGAGCTGTACAGCAAGACGCATAATACGCCGTTTGTCATCTGGAACAACTTCCTGCCAGTTGATCAAGAGATACCGGGAATGCATATCAGCCCTTCATTCCTGGGACCGACTGTTCTGCATATGGCCGGAGTCCAAGGGAGTTATTATACCGATTACTTATATAACCTGTCGCAAAAAATTCCAGTCATCCCACCGCAGGATCAATGGGCACGCTATCAGATCAATCCCGATGATCTGAAGGACTATAGAATCATGCAGTACGATAACCTCTTTGGAGGCCGGTATGGCTATCAGCTAAAAGGATTTAAAGATACGATTGTACAGCCATCCTATACGCTCGGCTATGGCGATCCGATCATTACAAAAGCCACGAAGACAGACAAAGAACTGCAAATTGTAGGAACAAATTTCTTCTACTCATGCAGCGTTTACTTAGACGGTCAATTGGTAAAATCCAGCTTTAACGGTTCGGATACGTTATTTGCGGAATTACCTGAGAACACGGATTGGGAGAAAGGCAAAGAGCATCAAATCGAGGTACGAATACTTGATGATAAGAAGATGAAAATCGGCCAATCCAACGTTTACACCCTCACACAGTAATGACACTCCCCCTCATGGAATAGGATGATTGCATATCCGTTTTCAAGGGGTTTTTTTATGCGAGCTCCATTTCCTCCTGCTCACGTTCATTTCTTCGCAGATATTACTTCCGAAGAGTTAGGACATCATCACGTTCTCAGGCTGTACACCTTCAGCGTCAATGGCAGCGATTACGACGGACATGTTCATCATTATCAAGGCATCACTGGCATTAAGTATGGCCATTACCACACGTATTATGGGGTAACAGGTCCTCCAATCCCGCTGCCCGGAGGGAATCACACCCATGACCTCGAAGGCATCGTGGAGCTGAACTTATTTAACACGTCCCGAAAAGATGCGCTCGAGATTTCCGCCCAGAAGGAGGGACTTATCCGCACCCCGCATCGTCACAGCTATGCCGGAACTAGCGGTCCCGGTTTTGGATACGAGGGCGCGGAGGTGCCGCCAGGTGAGAAGATTTAAACCATAAAGAAGGAGAGGTTAGTTAACGATTATTGGAGTACCGCGGAGCATACAGTTATGCCTGACATTGAAGCGGAAGGAGCACGTAGTATGACTGAAAGTGATAAACTTACAAGGATTGTACCTGCAATGACCATGCAAAGTGGAAGGTTTCCCCTGCCGGAAGTCCTTGAGCACCTGACAACGTAGGCGGAAACGGTTCGTTGAACACGTTCATTATGCTTGTGTAGGGCTCAAGGGAACAGCCTCTGTCCACGGCGCCGTGAACAAGACATGAATCGGAAACCGGTCGCCCCTATCAAATAGCAGCTTGGTGCCCCGAGCTTCATAATGAATCTCGCACACCTGCGCCCCCGACTCCATCGTCAGCATCTGGGAGCCGCCCGGATACTCGGGCAGCTCTTGCACCGCGGCGCCTTGCCGCAGAGCCGCGCACAGCGGCGACGGCTCTGGCAGTCCCGCCGCGTAGCCGTCATCAGTCAGCGGCCACTGCGCCGCTGCCGGGATCTTGACGCGCACTCGCGCCGCTTCCCCCTTCGCATAGGCGAAGTAAGGATGGAAGCCCAGCGAGAGCGGCATTGCCACTGCGCTGCGGTTGACGACGTCACCGCTGAGCGACAGCGTACCGTCCTTCAGGCGGTACGTGAAACGGAAGCTGGCCTCGTGCTGAAAGTAGGCCAGCATATCGGGGTGCTCCGCGACGTCAAGCTCCGCGGAGAGATATGCCCCGCCGACGTCGTCTGCGCCGGCGGCTGTGACCTTCCACGGCCGCTCGCGCAGCTCGCCGTGGGCATGGTGAGGCTCCCGGTTCGGCGGGAGCCGGTATTCGCGGCCTTCGAAGGTGAAGGCCGCTTGCTTGACGCGCCCCGGCGGGCACAGAATGGGCACGCCGTAGCGCGAGGACTGGGCGCGCAGCTCCGCCAGCGACGCCGGTTGTGCGATGTAGGCTTCGCCGCGCACATCGAAGCGAAACAGATGTAAGCCTACGGCTGGAACAATCTCAGCCTCCGCCCCCGCTTCGCGGTCGACGAGCCTGTAAGTCGTCTCTCCGTCCCAAATTGACTCTTGAAGCTCATAACGATTCAACATGTGAACCCTCCTACGATCTCATCCATCTGAGTTACTTATAAATCGACGTATAAAGCCTGCTTGAGTAATGCGATTGTTTGCGATAATACGCTCGAATAGCAAGAATGCCTCCAATCAGCACCATACTCGTTATCAAGCTACCCTCCGCCCCAAAGGCACCACCGGAAATCCAATCAGGTCCTTGCTGCTGAATATGGAAGACAGATTTCGTCTGCGTACCGGATACGAGAAATCCATACACATTCCCCTGAAAGAAATTCCAGGAAAAATGCATGGCAATCGGCATCCAAAGCCCTCCGGAAGCTTCCCGGCTCACACCGAAGAGAAGACCGGCCAATAACAAATTCAGGACGGGCAGCGGATTATTCCACATACCGGGGTTAAAAGCGTGCAGAAGCGCAAACACCAAAGATGAAACAGCTATACCTGTGCGCGGACCGAAGCGATGATTCACCAAGCCTTGCAGATAGCCTCGTGCAAACATTTCTTCATTGATCCCTACACAGATGAAAAGAAAAACACCCCACAGCATGTCAGAACTAAACAGTACGCCACCTTCTACAGCATGAAGCTTGACTCCCCTGCTTATCCATATGAGCCCGCAGCTAAGTGAAATGAGGATGACTCCTGCAGCAAAGCCTTCCCCTAGGCGGCGGCCAAAGAATCGAGTGCCCAGCCCGATGGACCAACGATTTCTTCTTTCAAAGATCACATAGGAAACGAATACACTCCCTACAAACCCGATAAATTGGGCGTACATGGAGCCTTTCGTAAAAATGGGATCTTGGACGATTCTGCTTATGATCATCTCGGGCTGCTGATGCCCTGACATCAGCTCAGGATGCTGAACAACGACAATCACAGCAGCAATAAATGCGAGAACAACCGTAATCAAAAAGGCAAAAAATAACGTCAGCAACAGTTTTCCGGCGATTGCAAGGCTTGAAATCCACGCTCCTTTGCGTTCGTTCATCAAGTGTTTCCTCCTTTTTCCTGTCCTTACATCTATTCGTGGGCAGGAAGCATTTTCCTGCCATCGCTTTTTTCCCAACTTCTCCCTTGTGCAATCGAAGCGCCCATGCCACAATATAAGGAAACATCGGTAGGCGGAGGAACTTTATCCCATGCTGTTCGTACTTATAGCTCTATGGATCATTGCTTTGCTTCTTATCATCATTGATCCCCGTTCAAGCACGATGCGCTGGATGAGCGCGGTTTCGTTTACAGGCGGAATCGGTGCGCTTGCTGCCGTCATGTCGAACGATTTCATTCCTTATATCAAGGAAATCATTCCGAACCCGGCGATTCACGATTTTTTGTTTCAAATTCAAGCAGCCAGCTCTCAGCTGTCTTACTATGGACTTCCCTACTCATTCGCGATGCTAGCGTTGGAATACAATCGTTCTTGGCCTCGCCCTCGTATTCGGAGATGGCTGCCGGCGCTGCTTTTGCTGCCGCCGATTGCCTGTGTCCTGTTCACTCCGGCCTACACGGAGGAAATTCCGATTAGCTTTCCTCTTGTAGCCACATGGGCGGTTCCTTATATTTTGCTAGCGGCCGTTCACATCATGATGAAAAGAGAGCGGCTGCCTGCCATGCAGCGCACGCATTTGTATACCTGTCTCACCTTGCTGCCCCCGATTGTCTGTTTTGCCGTACTGAATTATATCATGCCCAGCCTGGGCTTTTACCGGATGTGGATCTACCATCAATGGATACTAGCCTTTGTCGTGCCATTTTTCATTTACACCTTTTTTAAATATGGATTTCTGGGCATGAGGCTGCTCATCGAGAGGCGAAAGCTGGATTCTACACTGCGCGCCATTACCTCCGGAACGGCGATCTTGAATCATGCGATTAAGAACGATGTGGGCAAAATGCGCCTTTTTCTTGATAAAATGAAGCAATATGCCGAAGAAACGAATCAGACCGAGCTGCTGGAAGATCTGCAAGTCGTGAACAGCGCAGCTATCCATATCCGGGAGATGATCAGCAGGGTGCACGAACAGACGCAGGAGCTCCCACTTCGCGAATCGGACGTTCGGCTGAGCAGCCTCTTGGAGGATGTCATCAAACCGCTCCAACCCCAGCTAGACGGTATTGCACTGCAGCTTAGCGTGCCTGATAATATCTCACTCCATATCGATCGTTTGCAGGTTACAGAAACTCTGACCAATATCATCATGAACGCGATAGAAGCCATGCCCTCAGGAGGCAGCCTGCAGATCCGTACCTTTATGACCAAAAAGCATGTTGTTTTGGAGATTAGGGACAGCGGAGCAGGCATTGAAAAAGGTGCGCTTCCGCTCGTATTAGAACCATTTTATACGACGAAAAGCGGCAGTCATAATAATTTTGGTCTAGGTCTAGCCTACTGCTACAGTGTAATGAAAAAACACGGCGGATCTTTGGAAATCAACAGCGAGCCCGGAAAAGGCACCAGTGTATTTCTGTCTTTTCCAGCTAAAGCACTTACGAAAGCGTCAAAGGAGGTACTCCATGAACAAGATTAAGGTCGTGATCGTCGAGGATGACCGCGATTGGCTAAGAGGTCTGATTTCATATGTAAACCGCGAACCGGATCTGGAGGTAATTGCGACTGCTTCCACTCCTGCTGAGGCACAATCGCTTTTTACAGGTTCCTGCACTCCTGCAGATGTTGTATTAATGGACATTATGCTCCAAGATGAACCGGCAGGGATTGGATTGGCTGAGCTAGCTTTAACTGCGTGGGGCGTAAAGGTCATCATGCTGACTTCGATGGAAGAGAAGGATCTGATCTTCCGCTCGTTCCAAGCCGGGGCCATCGATTATCAAATTAAAGCGAATTTCGAAGAAATCCCTGGTGTCATCCGAGCCGCTCATCTACGGCAATCTACCATTAACGCTGCGGTGGCAGAGCAGATGAGAGAAGAATTTCGCCGCTTGAAGAAGCTTGAACAGGAATTTAAGGTCAAAGAAATGAAGGATCTGATCACACCGACAGAGCTTCAAGTGCTTGAAATGATCGATCAGGGACATACGCAGACCGAGATCGCGAACCGCTTTGTCATCTCCCTGCGCACGGTGAAGATCCACGTCGGCCATATTCTAAAAAAGTTGGGCAGCTCCAGCAGCAAAGAGGCCGCGCAAAAAGTGCGCGACCTCGGATTGTTTGACAAGAAGCCGGACTGACCGGCTTCCCCTTTTTTAATGGATATCCTTCTTCTTAAACCTGCCGCCCTTGACATCGTGAATGTTGCCGACAGCGAGAAATGCGCTAGGATCCAGCTCCTCCACGATGGACTTCAGCTTGGCTTCCTCCAGACGGGTAATGACGCAAAAAATAACCTTCTTCGTATCACCGGAGAAGCCCCCTCCCCTTCCAGGTAAGTAACTCCCCGGCCTAAACGATCGACCAGCGCTTTGCCGATGTCCCTGTAACGGTCACTGATAATCCAAACCGATTTGGATTCGTCAAAGCCTTCAATGGTCACATCAATCATTTTGTAGGCGATATAATAAGCAATCAAGGAATACATCGCCCGGTCCCAGCCAAATACAAACCCTGCGCTGCCGAGAATAAATACGTTGATGAACATGACTATTTCACCAACAGAGAACGGAAGCTTTTTGGTAACGAGAATAGCTACAATTTCAGAACCGTCAAGCGACCCCCCGAACCGAATCACCATTCCGACGCCGATTCCCAGAATAATTCCACCAAATACCGTCGCTAGTAGAGGATCAATCGTAAGCGGATCTACTGGGTGCAGCAGCGCTGTACCCAAGGACATCACAAGAATAGCAAATAGTGTTGATAAGGCAAAGGTCTTGCCGATCATTTTATAGCCCAAATAAATAAAGGGCAAGTTGAGAATGGTCAAAAATACACCGACAGGCGTGTTAAATAAGTAAGAAAAAATGATAGAAATCCCTGTAATTCCCCCATCAATAATTTTATTGGGAACCAGGAAAATTTCTAAACCTACGGACATCAGTGCTGCGCCTAGGAAAAGAAAGACGACTCTTCTGATAAAAGCCAACTTCGTCATTTTCTTATGCTGAAGCGGTAGCGGGTTCATCCTTTCTTTTGCATCTTCACCTGTTGATTGGCCAGAATGATCTCCTCCTTCTCTATATCTCTTCACACTTTTCTCCCCCTAGCCTCGATTCTCCTGCAAACCATACAAAATTCATCGGTTTTAAAAGCATTCAGCATAAATTTCCTCAGATGGCGGCACGCTAATCGATAGGGGGATGGTGAATAGTCATGAAATCCTTGCTTCAATATTATGAAGAGCTTGCTGAATTTATGGGAAATCCTGTTGATTTGCAGGTTCACTATGTAGCTCACACGGATGTCGATAATCCTGAGGCCTTACTTGTATTCCTGGAGACGATTACCGATGGAAACTTGATACATAATCGACTGCTCGTGCCTTTGTTGGAATCATCCAACCGGATTCACGACAAGGATACGCCTTTTTTAAAACGGCCAAGCGTTGAAAGCCTCTGGTCACTAGGATCATTGATACGCATAAGCTTTGAATCAATCACGCAAAATCTGTTTGAAGGCAAGTGTGTTGTCCTATACCAGGGCTGTTCTAGAGGATTAGCGGTGGAGGCATGCGACTGGCATAACCGTTCCGTTACCCAGCCAGAACGGGAAAGCTCTCTCATCGGTCCTAAAGATTCGTTTATCGAGGATATTGGTGTCAATGTTTCGATGATTCGCCGCCGAATCCGGCACCATACGCTGCGATTTGAAGAATACACCTTGGGCACAACGTCCAGAACGAAAGTCATGATCGGTTATATGGACGGTTTGGTGAACCGAAAGGCTTTGGATATGTTTAAACAACGATTAAAGGGTATACATATCGATATGCTGCTGGAATCCTCCCAAATCGGGGCTCTAACATCAGGTCAACGCTTCTCTCCGTTTCCCATGTATCAGCTTACGGAACGCCCTGACAAGGCAACATCAGCAATTGCAGAAGGGCGCTTTATCGTGATGACGGACACAACGCCAACCTGTCTAATCCTGCCGGTGACGATGACTTGTTTGTTTGAAGCATCTGATGATTATTATTTCCCCAGTATATCCGGCTCCTTTCTTCGATTCACTCGAATGATTGGGCTCGCCATCACTTTATATTTGCCGGCTCTATACATTGCGGTTACGGCTGTAAATCAGGACATGTTTCGCATTCAATTCATGCTGGCGGTTGCTTCGAGCCGGGAAGGCGTACCATATCCCGCGTACATAGAAGTCATTATTATGCTGCTGCTCATTGAACTCATTAATGAAGCTACTGTCCGATTACCCAAAACCATCGGGGGTACCGCCACCATTGTCGGAGGCTTGATCATAGGTACTGCCGCGGCGCAATCCCATCTCATTAGCTATATCATGATCGT
This genomic window from Paenibacillus hexagrammi contains:
- a CDS encoding LTA synthase family protein yields the protein MEFEVLSSNSMRFFGQSPDKILPYIEYMNHGVDSLASITTRQGYHATAINPFFSWFFDSRKVYKHFGFSRFISSEYFPNDFEGPNYADRAVAAKIIEETEKSPGPDFIFANTMENHHPYNPGKFSKNTIEVTGDITPESKGLLETYAQGIKDADKCLRTLVEYYSKKQEPTILLFFGDHFPFLEDDYKVYRDAKYVLPNDPELYSKTHNTPFVIWNNFLPVDQEIPGMHISPSFLGPTVLHMAGVQGSYYTDYLYNLSQKIPVIPPQDQWARYQINPDDLKDYRIMQYDNLFGGRYGYQLKGFKDTIVQPSYTLGYGDPIITKATKTDKELQIVGTNFFYSCSVYLDGQLVKSSFNGSDTLFAELPENTDWEKGKEHQIEVRILDDKKMKIGQSNVYTLTQ
- a CDS encoding YmaF family protein gives rise to the protein MRAPFPPAHVHFFADITSEELGHHHVLRLYTFSVNGSDYDGHVHHYQGITGIKYGHYHTYYGVTGPPIPLPGGNHTHDLEGIVELNLFNTSRKDALEISAQKEGLIRTPHRHSYAGTSGPGFGYEGAEVPPGEKI
- a CDS encoding aldose 1-epimerase, translated to MLNRYELQESIWDGETTYRLVDREAGAEAEIVPAVGLHLFRFDVRGEAYIAQPASLAELRAQSSRYGVPILCPPGRVKQAAFTFEGREYRLPPNREPHHAHGELRERPWKVTAAGADDVGGAYLSAELDVAEHPDMLAYFQHEASFRFTYRLKDGTLSLSGDVVNRSAVAMPLSLGFHPYFAYAKGEAARVRVKIPAAAQWPLTDDGYAAGLPEPSPLCAALRQGAAVQELPEYPGGSQMLTMESGAQVCEIHYEARGTKLLFDRGDRFPIHVLFTAPWTEAVPLSPTQA
- a CDS encoding CPBP family intramembrane glutamic endopeptidase — encoded protein: MNERKGAWISSLAIAGKLLLTLFFAFLITVVLAFIAAVIVVVQHPELMSGHQQPEMIISRIVQDPIFTKGSMYAQFIGFVGSVFVSYVIFERRNRWSIGLGTRFFGRRLGEGFAAGVILISLSCGLIWISRGVKLHAVEGGVLFSSDMLWGVFLFICVGINEEMFARGYLQGLVNHRFGPRTGIAVSSLVFALLHAFNPGMWNNPLPVLNLLLAGLLFGVSREASGGLWMPIAMHFSWNFFQGNVYGFLVSGTQTKSVFHIQQQGPDWISGGAFGAEGSLITSMVLIGGILAIRAYYRKQSHYSSRLYTSIYK
- a CDS encoding sensor histidine kinase, producing the protein MLFVLIALWIIALLLIIIDPRSSTMRWMSAVSFTGGIGALAAVMSNDFIPYIKEIIPNPAIHDFLFQIQAASSQLSYYGLPYSFAMLALEYNRSWPRPRIRRWLPALLLLPPIACVLFTPAYTEEIPISFPLVATWAVPYILLAAVHIMMKRERLPAMQRTHLYTCLTLLPPIVCFAVLNYIMPSLGFYRMWIYHQWILAFVVPFFIYTFFKYGFLGMRLLIERRKLDSTLRAITSGTAILNHAIKNDVGKMRLFLDKMKQYAEETNQTELLEDLQVVNSAAIHIREMISRVHEQTQELPLRESDVRLSSLLEDVIKPLQPQLDGIALQLSVPDNISLHIDRLQVTETLTNIIMNAIEAMPSGGSLQIRTFMTKKHVVLEIRDSGAGIEKGALPLVLEPFYTTKSGSHNNFGLGLAYCYSVMKKHGGSLEINSEPGKGTSVFLSFPAKALTKASKEVLHEQD
- a CDS encoding response regulator transcription factor, translating into MNKIKVVIVEDDRDWLRGLISYVNREPDLEVIATASTPAEAQSLFTGSCTPADVVLMDIMLQDEPAGIGLAELALTAWGVKVIMLTSMEEKDLIFRSFQAGAIDYQIKANFEEIPGVIRAAHLRQSTINAAVAEQMREEFRRLKKLEQEFKVKEMKDLITPTELQVLEMIDQGHTQTEIANRFVISLRTVKIHVGHILKKLGSSSSKEAAQKVRDLGLFDKKPD
- a CDS encoding spore germination protein, with translation MKSLLQYYEELAEFMGNPVDLQVHYVAHTDVDNPEALLVFLETITDGNLIHNRLLVPLLESSNRIHDKDTPFLKRPSVESLWSLGSLIRISFESITQNLFEGKCVVLYQGCSRGLAVEACDWHNRSVTQPERESSLIGPKDSFIEDIGVNVSMIRRRIRHHTLRFEEYTLGTTSRTKVMIGYMDGLVNRKALDMFKQRLKGIHIDMLLESSQIGALTSGQRFSPFPMYQLTERPDKATSAIAEGRFIVMTDTTPTCLILPVTMTCLFEASDDYYFPSISGSFLRFTRMIGLAITLYLPALYIAVTAVNQDMFRIQFMLAVASSREGVPYPAYIEVIIMLLLIELINEATVRLPKTIGGTATIVGGLIIGTAAAQSHLISYIMIVITATTAIGSYTMPNYMVGLAWRLCCFFLVLLSIPWGLYGIVVGSAMIGLYLSHIDCLGVPYAAPFVTFHYKDIFRDALFRAPLSLVKKRPSTYSKEAKGTTRNSSEGGEW